A region from the Bacillus sp. Marseille-P3661 genome encodes:
- the ku gene encoding non-homologous end joining protein Ku: MHTIWKGAISFGLVNIPINLFAATENKDISFRSIHKECNSPIKYQKVCPVCEREVQNDEIIKGYEYEPGKFVVINNEELKEIAPESNRKIEIIDFVKLDEIDPIYFDKSYFLGPQENGNKSYLLLKQAMKDTGKIGLAKITIRSKESLAIVRVFDKGLLLETIYFPEEVRSIDQVPGLDSEIQLDEKELTMATQLIEQLTTSFEPEKYSNDYRTALMELIESKVTGEEFTVPKEAPKTNVVDLMAALQASIDQTKPLQNSETKITKQKKTLNVRKKKTV, translated from the coding sequence ATGCATACAATATGGAAAGGTGCTATTAGTTTTGGCTTGGTAAATATACCCATCAATTTATTTGCCGCAACTGAAAATAAAGATATTAGCTTTCGTTCCATTCACAAAGAATGTAATAGTCCGATTAAATATCAAAAGGTTTGTCCAGTTTGTGAGCGGGAAGTTCAAAATGATGAAATTATTAAAGGCTATGAATATGAGCCAGGAAAATTTGTTGTAATCAACAATGAAGAATTAAAAGAAATTGCGCCGGAGAGCAACCGCAAAATTGAAATAATCGATTTTGTAAAGCTGGATGAAATTGACCCTATATACTTTGACAAGTCCTATTTTTTAGGACCGCAGGAAAATGGGAATAAATCATATTTATTATTGAAACAAGCTATGAAAGATACGGGGAAGATTGGCTTAGCTAAAATAACAATTAGGTCTAAGGAAAGTTTAGCAATTGTAAGGGTATTTGATAAAGGGTTATTGCTTGAAACGATCTACTTCCCTGAAGAAGTGAGAAGTATCGATCAAGTGCCAGGACTTGACAGTGAGATTCAGTTAGATGAAAAAGAGCTTACAATGGCTACACAACTAATTGAACAGCTAACAACTTCTTTTGAACCTGAAAAATACTCAAATGACTACCGAACGGCATTAATGGAGTTAATTGAATCAAAGGTTACAGGTGAAGAATTTACTGTTCCAAAAGAAGCTCCTAAAACAAATGTTGTTGACTTAATGGCAGCTTTACAGGCGAGTATTGATCAAACCAAACCATTACAAAATAGTGAAACAAAGATAACTAAGCAAAAGAAAACTTTAAATGTTAGAAAAAAGAAAACAGTTTAA
- a CDS encoding cytochrome c oxidase subunit 2A — translation MAKPELHQKTEIEDKNSLKGALASVTILGIFFLVSWFAVWNLFVSR, via the coding sequence ATGGCAAAGCCAGAGCTACACCAAAAAACTGAAATTGAGGATAAAAATTCTTTAAAAGGAGCATTAGCCTCTGTAACAATACTTGGTATTTTCTTTCTCGTTTCATGGTTTGCAGTATGGAATCTATTCGTATCGCGTTAA
- a CDS encoding cytochrome c oxidase subunit II yields MHIHKYEKIWLLFGIGSLLVFTIVIGVSAFYMGNQPPSCLVTVDPEKVNTTAPFDQPGLKQVGESEYELVVVASAFNYDVGPEKVIQIPVGSTVNFIGTATDVVHGFNVAGTNANMMLEPGYINTVESTFNTPGKFTIVCNEYCGLGHHLMYATVEVVE; encoded by the coding sequence ATGCATATTCATAAGTATGAAAAAATTTGGTTATTATTTGGTATTGGTTCATTATTAGTATTTACCATTGTTATTGGCGTTAGTGCATTTTATATGGGAAATCAACCACCAAGCTGTTTAGTAACGGTTGACCCGGAAAAAGTAAATACAACTGCTCCCTTTGATCAACCGGGACTTAAGCAGGTTGGCGAAAGTGAGTATGAATTGGTTGTTGTAGCATCGGCTTTTAACTATGATGTTGGGCCTGAAAAAGTGATCCAAATTCCTGTCGGGTCAACAGTAAACTTTATCGGCACAGCAACAGATGTTGTTCACGGATTTAATGTTGCAGGTACAAACGCTAACATGATGTTAGAGCCTGGTTACATTAATACCGTAGAATCGACTTTTAATACGCCTGGTAAATTTACAATTGTTTGTAATGAATATTGTGGTCTTGGTCATCACTTAATGTACGCAACAGTGGAGGTGGTTGAATAA
- a CDS encoding beta-class carbonic anhydrase — translation MARLYDILKHNDQFIGNKEYEKYQTTKYPNKKMVILTCMDTRLVELLPKAMDFGHGDAKVIQNAGAILSHPFGSIMRSILVAIYSLNANEVFVVGHRDCGMTGLSAEPILDQAVAAGVTKDKIDVLRHAGIDIDSWLQGFSDVSESVEQSVSRIRNHPLFPKNVAVHGLIIDPSNGKLDVVVDGYVMIEQEKHSI, via the coding sequence TTGGCAAGACTGTATGATATTTTAAAACATAATGATCAATTTATTGGTAACAAGGAGTACGAAAAATATCAAACAACCAAATACCCAAATAAGAAAATGGTAATTTTAACATGTATGGATACCCGTTTAGTAGAATTACTTCCTAAAGCGATGGACTTTGGTCACGGTGACGCAAAGGTCATCCAAAATGCTGGTGCCATACTATCGCATCCTTTTGGAAGTATTATGAGAAGTATATTGGTTGCCATCTATTCATTAAATGCCAATGAAGTGTTTGTAGTTGGACATCGTGATTGTGGCATGACAGGCTTATCGGCGGAGCCAATTTTAGATCAGGCAGTAGCTGCGGGTGTTACAAAGGATAAGATTGATGTGCTAAGACATGCTGGTATAGATATTGATTCGTGGTTACAAGGATTTTCTGATGTTTCAGAAAGTGTGGAGCAATCTGTTAGTAGAATAAGAAATCATCCTCTTTTTCCAAAAAACGTTGCAGTTCATGGATTAATTATTGATCCTTCGAATGGAAAACTAGATGTTGTTGTCGATGGATATGTGATGATTGAACAAGAAAAACACTCTATTTAA